The Streptomyces tubercidicus DNA segment GCGAGGAGATCTTCGGCCCGGTGCTCTCCGTGCTGACCTTCCGCACCCCCGCGGAGGCCGTGGAGAAGGCCAACAACACCCCGTACGGCCTCTCCGCCGGTATCTGGACGGAGAAGGGCTCGCGGATGCTGTGGATGGCGAACCAGCTGCGCGCGGGCGTCATCTGGTCCAACACGTTCAACAAGTTCGACCCGGCCTCGCCCTTCGGCGGCTATCAGGAGTCGGGCTACGGCCGCGAGGGCGGCCGGCACGGTCTGGAGGCGTACCTCAATGTCTGAGCTGACTGGCCGACTCTCCGTCTTCAAGACCTACAAGCTGTACGTCGGGGGCAAGTTCCCCCGGTCCGAGAGCGGGCGGGTGTACGAGGTGACCGACTCGAAGGGCACATGGCTCGCCAACGCCCCGCTGGCCTCCCGCAAGGACGCCCGGGACGCGGTGGTCGCCGCCCGTAAGGCGTTCGGCGGCTGGTCCGGCGCCACGGCCTACAACCGCGGCCAGATCCTCTACCGCGTCGCCGAGATGCTGGAGGGCCGCCGCGACCAGTTCACCGCCGAGGTCGCCGCGGCCGAGGGCCTGTCGAAGGCCAAGGCCGCGGCCCAGGTGGACGCGGCGATCGACCGCTGGGTCTGGTACGCGGGCTGGTCCGACAAGGTCGCCCAGATCGCCGGCGGCGCCAACCCGGTGGCCGGGCCGTACTTCAACCACTCCGCCCCGGAGCCGACCGGTGTGGTCGCGGTGCTGGCCCCGCAGGAGTCGTCGTTCCTCGGCCTGGTCTCGGTGATCGCCCCGGCGATCGTCACCGGTAACACGGTGGTCCTGGCGGCCGCCGAGAACGCCCCGCTGCCCGCCCTCTCCCTGGCCGAGGTGCTCGCCACCTCCGACCTCCCGGGCGGCGTGGTCAACATCCTGTCCGGCCGCACCGCGGAGCTGTCCGCCCCGCTCGCCGCCCACCAG contains these protein-coding regions:
- a CDS encoding aldehyde dehydrogenase family protein, whose protein sequence is MSELTGRLSVFKTYKLYVGGKFPRSESGRVYEVTDSKGTWLANAPLASRKDARDAVVAARKAFGGWSGATAYNRGQILYRVAEMLEGRRDQFTAEVAAAEGLSKAKAAAQVDAAIDRWVWYAGWSDKVAQIAGGANPVAGPYFNHSAPEPTGVVAVLAPQESSFLGLVSVIAPAIVTGNTVVLAAAENAPLPALSLAEVLATSDLPGGVVNILSGRTAELSAPLAAHQGVNALDLAGADEALAKDLETAAADNLKRVLRPAPANWTADPGTGRLLAFLETKTVWHPMGV